DNA from Bombus vancouverensis nearcticus chromosome 14, iyBomVanc1_principal, whole genome shotgun sequence:
TTACCTTTTGATGAAAGATTAAGGGAAAACATAAAGTGTTTATTTATGGTTGTTATAGAAGATAATATGGTAAAATCTCTTTTAACAAGAAAGACAATAGATGACGTAATTGTACATATTTTGAAACTTTCAAAGGAAGCAAATTTATAGTTATgaagaagaaataattattaactaAGTTTCTATTTACATATGAAGTGTTCATTTTTTTCTCctaatattaacaaaatttagTTAAGTTGCGTTTTTTCCtttgaaattatgaaaaagataattaatatcttttttatacatttacttTTTTATGTGGATAAAAAATTCAAACATTTTGTTTAGGTTTAATCTTTTTGAttctttaataatatatatctaTTAATAATCGTTGTCACATATTAATATGTAGTTAAATCTACTGATGCATTTTATTTTAAAGCaattattttttgtataatatacattatttacaaaatatagttaattaaaaaaatttttaattcaaatttttcGGACTATAAGGTGAATTATTGAACTGGCCAGGAATATATAAGTACATATAAGCAATGGGTAGTCATCGTGTTAATTATATTTcgtgaaaaataatattattttatttaatgcaTTTCTCGTTGTTAGTCACCATAATGTTTACTttctcatatacatatattattcagAAAAGAACGCTTCGGATATTTTTAGTcgattatacatatttattttgtcatgcagaatattataaaaaataattttctttccatTAATATCATTTTGTTGTAAAGTACAAGAAAGATATCGgatgaaaatatttcttttaaatactaCAGAAAAAGATGTATTAAACGCGGTGGCAGTGCTAACAAAGAACATTATTTAATTTCTCGAAATATTACTGTTTCTCATGTTACACCGTCAAATTACTTAAATATgatctattaaaaaatttatttaaatactttctccttttaaaaatataatatacttatATTATTGTTCGATTGCACATAAtgatattacatttatattaaaatctGTAATTTTTACCGAAAGCACATATTGCACAAGTGAAGAATAAGTGAAACGTCGAAACGTGTATAAAATGATtcaatattatacatttttctaagtatatatgtttcattgtTACATATCTCACGCTTCCTTTTCATGGAACTTTGTGTTTACACTATAGAATAGTACTCGAGTTTGTGTTTGATTACAGATTAACatgtttgttaaataaatattgcATTTGCTTTATCGCGTACTTTTTTTACGCGTAGCTATATGATTAGGAAATACATAATCTGTATTCTTATACATTTTTCCTgttctatatatatttagaaaattaaagttgattatttatatattatatataatatatgttattatatgtaatatatatatatatatatatatagagcgGCAATGAACTTAAGCACATTTTCTTTAAagataatgataataacaatagtaataataacaataacaataatattgttaTCAACAACTGTATTCGAACAGGAGACAAATATATTACACACGCGTGTACAAATAcacattcattcattcattcgttcgttcgttcactCGTTGAGTGTTTATATGTAATTTGTTGAATATATCCAAATTATTGTAacgttttattgcatagtaaCCTAACGTTAATTTTTGACGTGACATTAAAAGAAGTAaaagaagaatataaatataatttagatTTGAAAGATTATTAAAAATCCAAATGTTTTAAACATAGAAAGCTTAGCTCGAAAGGGTACGTAGTATACTTTGAGAATACCGAATAGACAATTTGTGAAAGATaacttgtattataaattaaagaaAACTGATTTGTTATGttgctttttcctttttataataaaaactgtcagtatttttttattttgtctcTGACATTTTCACATTTTAATTAGACAAAAATCATGCATACCCGAATGTGATATAaagatatttattgaaataaaatacgtGAATATTGCGTACTCTTtcgaatatttaagaaatatattataGCAACATTGATTGATGTGTTTGGCGATGCTGTGTTAGCGAATTAATAAATATAGTCGTATAATGTGCGCATCAGATATGTACCAAACATATGTACATCAAACATATTAGTAAACTGACACAAAAGATGAATACAATACTGAAGCTAAATTATGTATCTCGCTTCGATGGTGGTACCAAATGATCTGGTAATTCTGCAGGTAGGTCGTAACCTTCGAGTTTTACATGAATCAAATGCATTGCTAAAGCAAATTCTTCGGAGTCCAAAAATCCATCTTTGTCGATATCAGATAACTTCCAAATTCTGCCAAGTACATTGTTTGGTAATTTTGATTTTACCATCTCCGATTTTGCCGCTGAAAATGTGATTCCAAAtggatattattaataatagaaaataagaaaaaggtaagaatatcatataatacgaaaataatttatattgctTCAAGCTTCAACTATTTTGCTTAAAACAAAAGCGTCATATAATCGGAAGGAAGTCTAGTTGAGTTTAAGCATAAGAGTTAATACATTACATGTAATAAGAATTTACCTGCTCCTGTGATTTTTCCATCACATGGACCGAGTTTTTCAaacattaaattgtatttatatctTTCCTTGTTGACAATCCATTCTGGTTCACCTGCGCCAGCATCGATACCCTCACCTCGTTTATATCCGAATGGACTCACTTGATCTTCCACGCCTTCGAATGCACCGCCTATCATACAAAATATCATGCAACTTCGTAAAATTTGATTTTCATAGAATCTTATTTTCTTCTAAAATAGTAtgtggaaaatgaaaaaatatgatgaataaatataaaaagtcAACGTTAACGTTTAGTCATACTGAATGGAATGGTTTCAGAAAACCATTTATTTACTGAAAAATAATTAGATCATACtaacttaaaaaattaataaatagatTATAAACGTTTATGTATTTGTCTTCTAGTCCAGTATATATTTTTGTGAGTCATATATCTGTAACAAAGACAAAGTACATAAATATGGAAAGATACCTTTAACAAGTGAATCTGATGTTGTACCAATTTCTTCATGAGGGATCATACTCATGAGTTGGGCAATATCTTTAACCAGCATATTATCAACCACTTCTAAGAGTTTAGGCTTCAAAGTGTTAAATTTACTAAAATCATGGTGAGCTAAGGACTCTTGCATCTTTTTCAAATCTGGAAAGTCACCAGGTGAAATTTGTTGTTCCCTTTGTATTTGATCATAAATTTGGCCCAAATTTTTGATAAGTTCTTTCTTTTTGGTATCTTTACCGAACACACTAGGCATATCTTTTCTTAAAGCACTGATTATATAAGCATGCACCTATAAGTCAACATATCGTTAGATTTTATCGTTCGTTCAAACACTACAGCCGATATCGATCGATTAGTAATAGGGTGCGGTAATCAATAGGCTGTAATTTTTGTTTCCTTACCTTTGCTAACCGTGCACGTTTAATCAAGTCGTTGAGCTTTCTAAGTGCAGCGTTTCTAGGTAACGATTGCATATCTTTGAATAAATCTTGTTCCTCATCTTCAAATAGcctaaaaagaaaggaaagaaaaaaatgtgaaatgaTAAAAGATACAGAGCTATACAAGTTTTTATAACACAAAGTGTAAACCATATAATGGCTTTGTATAATAAGTAAAAAGTGCTTATGTTGCAATAACATAGCAGATAATGTAGTATTCGTATAAAGTAAAAACATGGGAAAATAAAGATAACTCACCGTTTATTTACATCATATCTTAAAGGCTGATCCCAAAATGAACCAATATATACCCTAGCTACTTCAGGAGTTTGTAAAACTTTTCCCAAGGACCACATCAATGCTCCATATACTCTCATGAGTTGTTGATGATCGATCATATCAGCTTTATTCAGTACAATTCTAATTTTATCATCATGACCGCGTAATGCTTCGATTAATCTTCTGAATTCATCAGAGATGTCAAGCTTATGTGCGTCAAACAGTAGAATGATCCTGTCTACTCGTTCAGCAAACCATTCCATAACACCAGTAAAATCATAACCTCTGTCAACCTAACATGAGAAAAACtggttttttaattaaatatacaagcttGATTTGCAAATAGAAGTTCGCAGAAATCCATACCCTTTGTTTCTCGCCTGATAGGATACCAGGTGTATCGACTATAGATATGCCTTTCAGAACAGGAGACGCAACAGTAGAACATTGAAATCTATTAAGAAAAGCATTCCCAAATTTGGAAAGAGGACGAAACTGCTTGTTTGGATCAACAACTAAAGCATTTCCAGGGATCACACGCTCATTCTCATTGTACATAACTGCAATGAAGCGATCTGTTGTTGGTTCAGGTCCGATTCTTATTCCAGGAAAGTCTCGTTCTAGCAAATACTTGATGAAAGTAGTTTTTCCAGTAGAGTATTGACCCACCAAAAGGATCATGGGTTTTGCATCAAAATCCGGATCATCAAGTTGAGGCGAATGAAAATCTTGAAATTGGTAATGCTGCTCAAGTGGCAATAATTTAgacttgtatatttttttaaggCCATCAGCAACATTTTCAAAGAGATCCTGTTTTCCGCTTTCTACTCGGCTTAACCAGCTAAACATTTCGTATATTAGTCAAAAGATGGTTCTGcaaatataacaatatattataaTCTTTATTGTAAAAAGTCACGTATAACTAAAGAATGTATTGTTCATATGACTTCGATCGTTTTTTCTTTGCCAAACAAAATCATAATCTAAATACAGATTTGATGTTGATTCACAACTTTAACATAACAATTACGAAtatccttcttcttttctcctatttatattatatgtatcgtATATATACTTATAGTGAAAATAAGTAAGGAAAGGTGAAAGAATGATGAAAATTTGAGAAAATAACATGAAATAAATCTAACCTCCTGTTTTGATTTCAATAAAACACACAAGTAATGACAGGCGTGCTCAACACTGACACTATCATACGGCACGACAGCACGACGTTTACCAACCCATATGTAATTTATACGTATGTGTTGGAAATAACTAGAATACTGCTTGTCAACGTATTAAGTGTTCTACAAAAAATTTAATCTCGAAAATCTTGacaatttaattctatttctgaagcacgaaatgatcgatcgaaACAGGAAATGTGTATCGCTCGAACACGTTAATTGTAAGAAAACAACCGGCGATTACGCGCGACTACTCAACAGACCACGTCGCGAACAATTCTATATCGATACCGCGACTGCGCATCTCACAATCACTATATACCTCCTTCCATTCTCTAGTACTCTAGTTTATTATCCCTCTCTTTTCTCTGCGTTCCTTTCTATTCTTtcatccttttttctttcttacatATTTCTATCTTTCCCTCTTTCTACTTTTCCTATTTCTTATATGTGGCAcctttgttcttttcttttggTAAATGTTTCTTTTTCGACAGAGTTATTGTCAATAAATACATAGATTTGATAAATGGGAAAAAggttatacaaatatttacaatgattattgtatataattaaatttactgaatatatatatatatgtatgtatatatatatgtatatagttgaGAGTAGTCAATTTCAACAGATCAAATTATCCTGAATCgttcgaaattaattaaattgagaatatattatataaatgaagATGAGCAAATAATATGGAGACTATCAATCGAAAATTTCAAGTATAATTgaaagaataatttatatttaaaatagatatttattaaaatataggtataaatatatataggcatttattaaaatacttcaAGTAGGTATCAATCAATGAATTTAAAAGTGTATGATATTTGGAGCCTTTCTCTTTTATAGAAGTAAGGAATCCTTTTCTTGGCAATGAGTGATTTACGTATGTATTTCTGTAAAGTTGCGTACTAAGTAAAAGATACGCATTCTGTCTACATTAAGAGTCACGCATGTGTTTAGCTTTATCTCGAAATGAGCGCACTGTTACGCGTCACTGTTAGTCGAGGTCGGTCATATTCCATCTATGATacattacatacatacatacatacatatatacatacatacatacatacatacatacatacatacatacatacatacatacatacatacatacatatatacatacatacacacacatacgcgCGCGCGTTTATATCTATTCGATTCTTATCCACTTATTTATCTgtcaataaaaaaagaaaacaattgtagataaaaaagaaaaaagctaaTGTAAAATAACGTAATTTCATTGCTAgtcaaataattaataatttattttccgAACCACTTTGTTCAAATAATTGTTAACATTTCATTGTTGTGAATTATTTTTCGATTTAATATAGTACCAACAGcgatatttgataaaaaataatatcgtgtcacatacatatatataaatagaacaatgggattatatgtacatatttacaaattgaatattaatataaaaatattgcgtgtccatttatttatttgtaaaatagcATGTAGACGTACATATGCAAAGTAACTGTGATTAGTGACCAGTAGGTAGGGAAAATTCGACTGTTCAATGATACATATGCATATGTGcatgaaataaaaaagtaattacTTACATACTAAGATTACTAGGTATATCGGTCGATACGGTACGATCTCGATGCCATTTAATTGATGCATTCACGCATATCTTCCATTTGAGTATTTGAATTCAACGGAAAGAGTGCTTGAAATAATCGTTCTCGTATTGCGTAACGAGACATGCAAAACATTCAGTGTCACTCGTTGCATAAGCAACGCGGACACATCCTGGTTAAACGATTTTATGCCAATTTAGTAATCTTAACCAGCTTCGCTCGAATTAGAATTGATTCGCATGATACAGTATACTTTGTTTTACGGCTATATGCGTTATCACTATCACGGACGTATATGAGAAGCGAGAATTTTGGTTTCTTTCTTGCAAGATAAATTATCGAGTATAATCAATTgtagatagatagatatatattttgtgTATTAATGAGGGAGACTCATAAGAGTAGACATTCATCGTCCCAGTTCTCAGGAAGCACGTCCTTCCATAATTTAGTTAAGGTTTTTAGTCGACAAGGGGTGCCACACTTTGGTATATTCATATGATACAATGTCATTTTTTCTGTATCATTTAGATACATTAactataaaagaataaaaagaaaatataaaaaagaggaaggaagaaaatatgaaaatagatTAGACGAAACAAATATTAACTGGATTAGAAATGATTCTTTTCAGTAGGAAATATATAATACCTTCAGTTCTGTGTCCGCAGAATTGGATGCAACGTGCAGTTCGAAAATAAGCGTCGAGCCGTAATCAGGTTTAAAGTATTCATTCGTGAATCCCATGGTTCTTAataaattaacgagagttaTGTCATGAGCAGAATAAAGATACGTTCGTCTTGTATCTTGACCATCATTAAAAGCATGTAAACGCTCCAAAATTTCTTGCAGTAACGGGCctaaaaaatattgtttatataggcGAATAACTACAATAAGATAAGAATGGTTTCTTGATCATAATTGTTCTAAGATATAGATATTCATATATGTGTACCTCCTCGAAGTCGTTGTTGTAATGTATTGCTTGTAAATATGGCTAAGCTACGGGCTGCAATTTCACGCATATGCTGATTGTAGTATTTGTTTGTCCATTCGGGTAATTTTAAGCCATTACGTTCCTCGATTTCCAAAATATTGTACAAAAATTCAACATCGGTGATTGTTGAGATATTTTTTGCGGTATAATTGGAAAGTTCTTGAAAATATTCGGCTGATGGAGATTCTGGATGTTTAGATTCATTTGCGTACGCTTCTTTCAAAGCTTTCTCTAATCGTGGACAGGGAGCCTTAACTACAATCGTCTGAAAATTGTAATTGTTGTTTATCTTTCTTCCTCTATCTGTTTTAATATCGAAAGTATTTTGCTGGCGTACAATACGTATACCTTATCCAAATGTCTAGGAGTGGAATGAACAGGAACAGGATGCCACATTAATCCTGGCACAAATATTTCCTCTGTGTTTGGTGGATATAAAGCAGCTAGTAAAACTTGAGCAGACATTATGCACCGATCCGCGTAAGTACTTTGAGTCAAAGACAAATCACTCTCATACTTGTTGCCAATTATTGAGCCGTATTCATTACGAATCCACTGACCAATATTGTACATTCGTACCATACCTTCCTGTGCATGAGATCGAATAATTGTATGATTATGTATAATGTTTGTATACATTGAAAACTTATTTATGTGATATCAATGCATCGGGTAGCATGCATTTTCAATAACATTCCActtatgataataaataataataaacggtCATCGATTTATAAAAAACAGATTTGGAATTTGTTAAACCTTGGTTAATGCTCCCCAGCCCCCTTGCCATTTATAATCCCGATACGGATCGTTTGGATAACTTTCGGTAGGAGTACGATCTCCATGTCGAAAAACCTGCCAAATCATTAACAGATTAATAATCATAAGAGGAAGGTATGTCGGTTACTGTATTATAAAAAGTGTGTATTAGAAAACAATACATATACTTACAAATATCACCTGTCGTACGGAATTTTGTGGAGCTAACAGTATAAAACTGATAGTGAGAGTGagtatcaaaataaaaatcgatACGCGAACACTCATCTTATTTCGTTGACATTTGTCCTGTTTGTTGTTATCATTAGCTCTGTATATATCTATGATATGTAAGAAAAAATGATACGTATATCGTATGATACGTAAAAGATACGTGTGCGTGCACTGCGCACGtatagaagaacgaagaaaggaaaacaACGTTATTGAAAGACATGAGTGATATACAAAGATGAAATATAGGAATCAATTGCTCGGCGGAAACGCACGCGATGTCTTCCAATTAGTAAATACATAATTACGTACATAAGTAGAGAATTTCTTGTAACAACGTACAGTTTCTTTAAATGCGCGTAGGGGTACAAGTAAACATATCAGCAGTATCAGTACTTCGTTCTGATTTCTATGTATTCCATCATAAAGATCGCATGACATATAAACACTAGAGCGCGCTCGTATCGTTGATACATCATATGAGTCGTTTTCGACATTTTAGACCACGATTATATAATCCGGTATCGTGATTTATTGTAAAGTCCCTGAAGCCTtgtctttctttatttctttttagaaataaagagaaattttCTAGTTACTACAGCTTGTTTTTTGTAGTTGATCCAATTTATTACGAAGAGTGTGTGTCTATTTTTTAAAGGATGCTTTTCTCTTCCTGACCTCTCTGCTGCAATTAGAGTCCCACTATTTGATAGAATTCCTGGTCTTTGTGGAATTTTTTTCTGGAATTATTTCCTGCAATAGTTGTAGTCATGAGATAATGGTAGTCATAAGatattcatatttatctatAAGTGACAACTCATCATATTCTTTGCCCATTAATAGGTGATAGTGTGACTCCATTTCTAATCTATATTTTGTTCAGTCGGTACTGATGGAGGAAATTCTGTGTGATTTTATGATATGTACATGTTTTTGCATATTTGCAAGACATGCTCTGGAGGAATGATTTGAGCCCATACTGTCATCTAATTGGTACGTTGATAAAATTACATTCTGCAACAACTATATCAAAACATCAATCTACAAATCAAAAGGCACAGGTTAGGGTAAATAGAAAATACTGGCTTGGGTAAATAGAGCTAGAGTGTATCACTACAATCTGGCAGCCTCCTTGACAAAGATTAGCATATTACAAGACTCAAGATGTGACTATAGCACTCACATCGAAGAAATAATTTGTATCTTGTGGGCCTGCTTCTTACACAggtatgaaagataaaaatttatacaaaatcaCAGAAAGAACGGATGGACTCTGCTCTACAGAATCCACATATTTCTTAAAGAACCCAAGATACAGAGCATCAAAGATATAGATAAATTTGTAGAAGCTTCATATATCACCATGTAACGAGAATAATTATGTTAAAATTCAGAGACAACAAAGAGTACTAAGCTTTAAACTGAAACCTTACCATTGTACAGATATTTTCTAATACATAAGTCTGAAGCTAGATGTACATTAAAAAGACTAAAAAGAGAATGCTAGATTAAAGATTAGGATTAAGTACTAGATTAAGATTAAATATTACAGATTGTGCAATTATTCGAATTTTTAGTTCTAAGTTAACTATATTTATACCTTGATATTGCTGTTATATTGTTAATATTCAACACTCTTGATGTAACATGAAGCTAGATTTAAAACTAAGACTGAGCACTAGGTTAAGGTCTAGTATTACAAATTGTGCAATCACTCGGATTTTTAGTTCTAAGCTCAGTATTTTTACTTGATATTGTTGTTATATTATTGATATAGTGTTAATGTGGCTTATAGACCCATAAAAGTCTAAAGCTTGTATtcattaaaaaagatattttgatATTCTCAGTCATGGTGTAATATACTTATGTTCTCGACAAGTGTACCGAAATGGTGGGAAATGCGCTATCAGGGAGGGggatattttgaataaaatggGTGAAAGGTAACTACTATGGCAATGTTTCAAGATCCTAGTAAATACTTTATTTGTCTACATTCTGCACTAGTTTTTCCGGTTGATTTAACGGAATCCTTGCATTCTTTTGTTTATgataaaagaaagaagggagaagagagaagaggaaGGATAAGGAAAAGATAATAGCAAAGGTAATGTAGAAACGAAAGGTATATGTATTGGAtttattttcgttaattttacATAAAACAGCGTATTGATACGCTAATAGTCGAATAGCATTCGTTCGAAAATACAATATGATGTATGTAATTAGTTGGAAACGAAATAGACATAATGTACAAGTATTTAAGCTGCATGTACGACAGGTATCGATATCAGTTTATGAATGCAAAATAGATGCACGATCGGCTACAATTTAACGCATGCGACTGaaagataaattacagaatTCACAGTTGACCATTTAAACTTGTGCGTTTCCAATAATTATTAATGGTTTCTATTTTAACGCTTGATTGTGTTATATATATCGTATCGCCGATGGGTAGGTTTGTCGTATTATTTTACTATTCTTTCCACATGTTCGTATATATGCTTGTAAACGCAGGAATACGCACTCTGGTACGTAAATATGAATGGAATAACTTTATGACTAGAACAATGACTAGAATGTAACCGACATTTAACTGTCTTGATGTTCTAAattttaaagaagaaagaaaccgaggaaaaagaaggaacaaTATGTTTCATGAACAAAAATTTTCAGTATACCGCGTATATGCGAGAGATCTGAGATAGAAATGATTGATTGCACGCACGAACGATAATTTAAAAGAGAAATCGATTTGACTCAAGATTGATTTACTAATTGATAAGGGCTAAAGCAGCCAAAATTTGTCGGGTTGCAGAATCACCTTACAACAGGGGCAAAGGCAagaaaaggaacgaaagaacgaacgaacgaacgagcccGTGCAAGTAAACATTTATGACGTTAGAGCTTAAAGTCGAAATGAGATTGATCAAGCGAACCAGTACGTTTCTGAATCTAGGGTTGTTCGGAACGACGTCGTCGGCCAGGTCCTCCGGCGTAATTCGCCGCTGCTAATCCCATCAAATGTTTTGCAGCTTGAGACCCGCTGAATCCGCGACTCAAACCTAAGTCCAGTCCCCGTTTGTTACTGTAAAAAGAAGCCACGGATGGTGATTAGAGTGCGAAACTTTGACAATGAATGccaaatatgtatgtattgcACTGGTATTAACTTTGTAAAGATGGTTACTTTTCACTCACTTTTCAAGCTCTGGATTACGTATCATGGTGTGACCAAGCCGACTAATTATTTCCATTAGAGCTTCCGGATCTTCCTCCCAGTAACCTTGTTGTCTATAATGTAAAAGTGTCAATGTCTTTTAACAAAAGCATTTGCGCCTAGTTGTGAAACATTGAGAGCTTTACTTTGCATAATGCTAACAATGATTTTCATTGAGTACACGGCCAAGCTTTTTTCGCTGAAATTGTTCGCGGCACTCTCATTTCATTTAACGACGTTTAACTATCGAATTTATAACTTTTCCATTCTGGGTTATACACGCATACGCGATACTCTGTAACAGTGGAACAAAAAGACATAACAATGGCAGTCTCTTTACTTTTAGATAGACGGAAGAACCGTTTCCTCTCATTAAACGACACCTCGTCAAATGAAACTGGGTTAAACTTTCTGACACTGCCAGATGCGTCTTTCGTTCACCTTGTATATGCGTAtctctttttctctgtttcttagACACATAATACGACTGTGCTTATTCATGTTTCTATCTATATTGTCCTGCTATGAATCGCGCATTTTGCAGTATCTCTTGTTTCATCTCGTCTCGTCTTGTCTAGCGTAGTTCCGTGCCGTATCATACATCCGTTTTCGTCTCAATATATTTCGACTAGCGATACTACGAAAGATCGATCGACCAAGCAAATTTGTAGGAAAAAGTGAATAAATTGATTGCCAAAGATGAGAGACTTACGGCGCGGCATTCGTCGAGAGGTTCGAAGATACGAAAAGAGCCGCAACCACCAACAGTATGTAGAACGATACCATCCTTTGATGCATCCTCGAAATTTTTTCAAATCTGAAAGTGAAGTGGTTtcattgtataatattaatCGATTCATTCAACGCAC
Protein-coding regions in this window:
- the Past1 gene encoding putative achaete scute target 1, which codes for MSVRVSIFILILTLTISFILLAPQNSVRQVIFVFRHGDRTPTESYPNDPYRDYKWQGGWGALTKEGMVRMYNIGQWIRNEYGSIIGNKYESDLSLTQSTYADRCIMSAQVLLAALYPPNTEEIFVPGLMWHPVPVHSTPRHLDKTIVVKAPCPRLEKALKEAYANESKHPESPSAEYFQELSNYTAKNISTITDVEFLYNILEIEERNGLKLPEWTNKYYNQHMREIAARSLAIFTSNTLQQRLRGGPLLQEILERLHAFNDGQDTRRTYLYSAHDITLVNLLRTMGFTNEYFKPDYGSTLIFELHVASNSADTELKLMYLNDTEKMTLYHMNIPKCGTPCRLKTLTKLWKDVLPENWDDECLLLLIYEMFSWLSRVESGKQDLFENVADGLKKIYKSKLLPLEQHYQFQDFHSPQLDDPDFDAKPMILLVGQYSTGKTTFIKYLLERDFPGIRIGPEPTTDRFIAVMYNENERVIPGNALVVDPNKQFRPLSKFGNAFLNRFQCSTVASPVLKGISIVDTPGILSGEKQRVDRGYDFTGVMEWFAERVDRIILLFDAHKLDISDEFRRLIEALRGHDDKIRIVLNKADMIDHQQLMRVYGALMWSLGKVLQTPEVARVYIGSFWDQPLRYDVNKRLFEDEEQDLFKDMQSLPRNAALRKLNDLIKRARLAKVHAYIISALRKDMPSVFGKDTKKKELIKNLGQIYDQIQREQQISPGDFPDLKKMQESLAHHDFSKFNTLKPKLLEVVDNMLVKDIAQLMSMIPHEEIGTTSDSLVKGGAFEGVEDQVSPFGYKRGEGIDAGAGEPEWIVNKERYKYNLMFEKLGPCDGKITGAAAKSEMVKSKLPNNVLGRIWKLSDIDKDGFLDSEEFALAMHLIHVKLEGYDLPAELPDHLVPPSKRDT
- the Dh31 gene encoding diuretic hormone class 2; its protein translation is MHQRMVSFYILLVVAALFVSSNLSTNAAPQQGYWEEDPEALMEIISRLGHTMIRNPELENNKRGLDLGLSRGFSGSQAAKHLMGLAAANYAGGPGRRRRSEQP